The Candidatus Abyssobacteria bacterium SURF_5 genome includes a region encoding these proteins:
- a CDS encoding mechanosensitive ion channel family protein, giving the protein MRNAADLLSQLQWASVVESGATVILILLLALVAQAVLLKLISHLEQRLIRQKMAEGEPPSESAKRVQTLTRLLRQAALLVLWIAVGLTILPQFGVDIAPILAGAGIVGLAVGFGGQNLVRDIISGFFMILEDQVRVGDVAIVNGTGGLVEQINFRTLVLRDLTGTLHVFPNGAISTLSNMTYGWSAYVFDVGVAYKENTDRVVEMLKRICDEMRKDETFGSCIIEDAEIYGVDKFADSAVIIKGRIKTKPIRQWMVGREFLRRVKIAFDENGIEIPFPHQTVYFGEASKPFELRLLELASAKEAEQNDELDRKDG; this is encoded by the coding sequence ATGAGGAATGCCGCAGACCTGCTCAGTCAACTGCAATGGGCGAGCGTAGTGGAATCCGGAGCGACTGTCATTCTGATCCTGCTCCTGGCTCTGGTCGCGCAGGCAGTGCTTCTGAAATTAATCAGCCACCTCGAGCAACGCCTGATCCGACAAAAAATGGCCGAAGGCGAGCCGCCGTCCGAATCCGCAAAGCGCGTGCAGACGCTCACCCGCCTCCTGCGGCAGGCGGCGTTGCTGGTCCTGTGGATTGCGGTCGGTCTTACCATTCTTCCGCAATTCGGAGTCGATATCGCACCGATTCTTGCCGGCGCAGGCATCGTTGGCCTTGCCGTCGGCTTCGGCGGCCAGAACCTGGTTCGCGACATCATCTCGGGATTCTTCATGATTCTCGAAGACCAGGTTCGAGTCGGAGACGTCGCCATTGTCAATGGCACGGGCGGTCTGGTCGAACAAATCAACTTTCGAACCCTCGTCCTCCGAGACCTCACGGGGACCCTGCACGTCTTTCCGAACGGCGCTATCTCAACGTTGAGCAACATGACCTACGGCTGGTCGGCATACGTTTTTGACGTCGGCGTCGCCTATAAAGAGAATACCGATCGTGTCGTCGAGATGCTGAAGAGAATCTGCGACGAGATGCGCAAAGACGAAACCTTCGGCTCCTGTATCATCGAGGATGCCGAAATCTACGGCGTCGACAAATTCGCTGACTCCGCCGTCATAATCAAGGGAAGAATCAAAACGAAGCCGATCCGGCAGTGGATGGTGGGCCGCGAGTTTCTCCGCCGTGTTAAAATCGCCTTCGACGAGAACGGTATCGAAATCCCGTTCCCGCACCAAACAGTCTATTTCGGCGAAGCAAGCAAGCCATTCGAGCTCAGGCTTCTCGAACTCGCTTCTGCGAAAGAAGCAGAACAAAATGACGAATTGGACAGGAAAGACGGATAG
- a CDS encoding isoprenylcysteine carboxylmethyltransferase family protein, with translation MTERLISAGDYAGKKAAVRIGRFLFRSRNFIATPIFLFLLCAFFSEYENDLVVWTTGPAIICAGEALRLWAMRHIGRSARTRKDKARRLVVSGPYAFIRNPLYVGNHLTLAGFCVLSEMLWFVPMALSICFVFYSFIVIYEEDLLKRRFGDEYARYAAETSRWIPLPKLNKLFGREWREAFFRERSTIYGLLAGILSFALKELAFS, from the coding sequence ATGACGGAACGTCTTATTTCTGCGGGTGACTACGCCGGGAAGAAAGCCGCTGTCAGGATCGGGCGATTTCTCTTCAGGTCGCGCAATTTTATTGCGACGCCCATCTTTCTGTTCCTGCTCTGCGCGTTTTTTTCGGAATACGAGAACGACCTTGTCGTATGGACGACGGGACCGGCAATCATATGCGCCGGCGAGGCTTTGCGATTATGGGCGATGCGGCATATCGGGCGAAGCGCCCGCACGCGGAAAGACAAAGCACGCCGATTGGTGGTTTCCGGCCCCTATGCGTTCATAAGAAACCCGCTCTACGTAGGGAACCACCTGACCCTCGCCGGATTCTGCGTGCTATCGGAAATGCTCTGGTTCGTTCCCATGGCGCTGTCCATCTGCTTTGTCTTCTATTCCTTCATCGTTATCTATGAAGAGGACCTGCTCAAACGGCGGTTCGGGGATGAGTATGCAAGATATGCCGCCGAAACGTCTCGCTGGATTCCTCTTCCGAAGCTGAACAAGTTGTTTGGTCGGGAATGGCGCGAGGCATTTTTTCGCGAACGCAGCACCATTTACGGTTTGTTGGCAGGCATACTTAGCTTTGCTTTGAAGGAGCTTGCTTTCTCTTGA